One Verrucomicrobiota bacterium genomic window, CAAAACGGTAAATAGGCCTATTCGAATTGAACCGATTTCAAGCACAAGACGATCTTTACCAGGTACTTCGGGAGCAAAATTGGCGGGCCGACAAACGTTCTCAAGACTATCGATTTCGTCCAAAAATATTTTTTGATCCCAGGTATGATCTCCAAGCGTGAGGCCATTCACACCAGCATCAATCAGCTGATTCACAATTTTCCCTGTGATGCCGGCTCCCGCCGCCGCGTTTTCACCATTGGCAATTATGCAGTCAAATGGACTGATTTCACGAAATAGAGCTAATTTCTCGACTACCAGATTTCGCCCAGGCCTTCCCACAATATCACCAAGCACTAAAATTTTAATCATACAGGACAGATCTTAGGGATTTCTCTAAGCGTTTGGAAAGGCATTTGCGTGAATAAGCTTAAATGAAGGTATATTTTGGCTCTCAGATATTTATCAAGAGTGTCGATATTGAGTTGCACAAAAACTCGCTGACCCTAGGTTCGGCTGAAATTTTTTCCAAAATTGGAGGACCCACGCTTTTCACTATGAGCACTAAAACCGAACAACAATCGCAACCAACAGAAACTAATCGAGAAATGATTGGAGCTGATATCGTAATTGAAGCTCTGATTCGAGAAGGAGTTAAACACGTATTCGCCTATCCCGGTGGAGCGTCGATGGAAATGCACCAATCGCTTGTAAAAAGGAAGAATGATGTTCGTACAATCCTTCCGCGTTTCGAGCAAGGGGGAGGTTTTATGGCCGCTGGATACTCACGGGCTACCGGACAAGCAGGAGTCTGTATGGCAACCAGCGGACCTGGTGCTACGAACCTGGTTACCTGTATTGCAGATTGCTTCATGGACAGTATTCCATTGATCGCGATAACCGGGCAAGTTCCGCAACACCTGATTGGCAAGAGTGCATTCCAAGAAACGGATATCTACGGCATGACACTTTCGGCTGTAAAACACAGCTACCTTGTTCTCGACCCATTGGAAATTCCGAAGGTGGTCAAAGAAGCATTTTACATAGCAACATCTGGCCGCCCCGGACCAGTGCTTATTGATATTCCTAAAGATGTTCAGCAAAAAATGGCTACTCCTGTTTGGCCCGAAACCATCCATATCGCAGGATATGACCCGGTTAAAAAGGCCGAGGACAAAGACCTTATCGAAGTCCTGGACTTAATCTCTGAATCTCGCCAACCGGTTCTTTACGTAGGAGGTGGAGTTATTTCATCCAACGCATCGGAGGAGTTATATCAGTTTGTTAAAAGAACAGGCATTCCCATAACAACCACCTTGATGGGTGTTGGTGCCTATCCTGAGACAGATGACTTATCAATGAAGTGGCTTGGAATGCACGGAACAGCTACCGGTAACTATGCGGTAGACGAATCGGATGTACTCCTGGCATTCGGAGCTAGATTTGATGATCGTGTAACCGGAAATGTTCGCAAATTTGCGGAAAAAGCGCAGATCGTTCATTTGGACATCGACCAATCTGAACATCATAAAAACAAAGTTGTACAGTACCCCATCCAATCTGATATCAAATATGCTCTAAAACGCTTTTTGGAGCTTATGGATGAGCGCGGATTTAAGGCTCCAAAGCTCGATGCTTGGCACCAACAAATCCAAAGCTGGAAGAAACAATTCCCTTTCAGCTACGAAAAAAGCGAACACATACTACCGCAAGAAGCAGTAGAAGTACTTTATGACCAAACTCATGGTGAAGCCATTATCACAACGGGCGTAGGACAACACCAAATGTGGGCTCCACAGTTTTATAACTTCAAACATGCACGCAGTTTTCTTAGCTCGCTTGGCCTGGGAACTATGGGGTTTGGATATCCGGCTGCCCTTGGAGCAAAGGTTGCTTTTCCGGATCGTCAAGTAATCGACATTGATGGAGATGGATCGTTTCTGATGAACATCCAGGAACTGGCAACTGCCAAAGTTGAGGGTATCGATGCGAAAATAATGATATTAAACAACCAACACTTAGGCATGGTTGTTCAATGGGAGGATCGCTTCTACGAAGGTGTCCGCGGCCAAACCATTCTCGGAGACCCCAACAATATTGGAAGTCCTGACAATATGGACGCAATTTACCCAAATTATGTTCAAATAGCCGAAGGATTTGGGATCAAAGGCCGACAAATTTATAAAAAAGAAGACCTTCAGGATGCCATTGAAGAGATGCTCGAACATGACGGTCCTTACCTGCTGGATATTATCGTTCCCTACACAGAACACGTGTTGCCGATGATTCCATCAGGCAAAACAGTGGCCGACATTATTCTGACAGCCGGTCAGCAAGTGAAACTGGAAAAAGGAAGCGGACTCTAAAAGAGCTTCTTCACTTTCTACTTCATGAAAGTCATTAAATAGTTGACCGAAGGCACTTTTGATCTATCAATTTTGACTAATCAAAATGAGAACTTTCATTACTCTAACTTGCATATTGATGACACTTCCACTTCATGCAAAATTACAGGTTGTAACCACGACTACCATGATCACCGACTTGGTAAAAGACATCGGCGGAGACCGCATCACGGTAACTGGCTTGATGGGACCAGGGGTCGATCCACACTTATACAAAGCAACCGCAGGAGATGTTCGAAGTCTGCAAAAGAGCCAGGTGATTTTTTACAACGGTCTCTTTCTTGAGGGGAAAATAGGCGATGTATTGGTAAAGCTATCTCGAAAAGGGAAAATGGTTTATGCGGTATCGGAAAACATAAGTGAGGACCGATTATTGGAACCACCAGAGTTTGCGGGGCATCATGATCCCCATATTTGGTTCGATCCGACGATGTGGGTGGAAACTGTTGGTGTAGTGGTTGAAGGCTTGAGTATTTCCGATCCCGAGAATGCCGAACACTACAAAAAAAGCGGGCAACGGGTAACCGAGAATTACAAGGAACTGTATAAATGGGCAGTTAAAGAACTCAACAAAGTCGATGCCTCCCAGCGCATTTTGATCACCAGCCACGACGCGTTTAATTATTTTGGAATAGCGTTCGGTTTTAAAGTAATTGGCGTCCAGGGAATTTCCACCGTAACCGAAGCGGGATTGGCAGACATCGCCAAAACAGTAGACTTTATTCGCGAGAATAAAGTGAAGGCCATTTTCGTAGAATCTTCAGTATCTCCGGCCACTATTAATCGAATTAGCCAAGACGCAGGGGTAATCATTGGGGGTGAATTGTATTCCGATGCAATGGGAATTCCTGGAGAAACAGAAACAAGGCAAGGCGATACCTACGATCTCGGAACCTACGAAGGCATGTTAAAACACAACGTTTATCGAATCGTTGAAGCGCTAAAGTAAATTGCTCCAATTCTTGGTTCAACTTGTATTTAACTGTTAAAAAACCAAAACCGGTTTTTCCTGCTGACATAGGCGGCATTTTTGGCATGCTTTCCGGACTTTAAGGACATATTACCTGATCCTCCCTTATGCTGAATCTTGTTAGAAATATTTTTCGAAAAAAACCAGCTGTAGAAGAAGAGTACCTACCACTGGAAGTTGATAATGAAAATTCAGTCCCGATGGATGGTCCCTGGATTGGAGTCGACTTAGACGGAACACTGGCTATCCACGATCTATGGGTAAGTAAAAACCATATTGGCAAGCCGGTTTTACCTATGCTCAATCGCGTAAAATCCTGGATAAACCAAGGACTTCGAGTAAAGATAGTCACTGCTCGGGCTTGAGAAGCAGATGGAATTCCACCTGTGAAAGCTTGGCTCAAGAAACAAGGTCTTCCGGACCTCGAAGTTACAAATAAAAAAGACTTTGGTATGATTGAACTCTGGGATGATAGAGCCATTCAAGTGATACCAAATACGGGTCAACCAGTCCTGGATGGGTCACTCGCCACCAGGCCGAAAGCACCGGTTGGCGACTTAAACTAGGCGTTAACCACCCAGTCGCTATAATCAAAGCACTTGCAATTTTGATAATTCCAGACCTTATTACTTTGATTAATCAAAGTAGTAGTTTTTATAACTGAAAATTGAGATGTCGCCCACAAACCCTATTCCACTTGAAATTCATGATCTAACGGTAGCTTACAACCAGAAACCGGTGCTTTACGGCATCGACCTGGAAGTGCCCGCCGGAAATCTGATTGGGATTGTGGGACCTAATGGAGCTGGTAAATCGACCCTTATCAAAACCATCATGGGGTTGGTCCCCCCCAGTAGTGGCTGGGTAAAAATATTTGGAAAACCGTACAAGAAAAATGCAAAACGAGTCGGTTATGTTCCTCAACGTGAATCCGTAGATTGGGATTTCCCGGTAAACGTATTGGATGTCGTATTGATGGGAAGATATGGTCATCTCGGAATGTTAAGACGACCTGGTCGCAAAGATCGGGAAATTGCCATGGCCTGTCTTGAAAAAGTCAATATGGCTCCTTATGCGCAGCGGCAAATTTCAAATCTTTCCGGCGGACAACAGCAACGCGTATTTCTTGCCCGCGCGTTGGCACAGGAAAGCGATTTATATTTTCTGGACGAACCATTTTCAGGCGTAGATGCCGCAACAGAATCGGCTATCATAAAAATCCTCATGGAACTACGTGAACGGGGCAAAACATTGCTGGTTGTTCATCACGACTTAACAACCGCCAAAAACTATTTCGACATGCTCTTACTGCTCAATATGCGGAAGGTCGACTTTGGTCGAACCGAGGATGTGTACACCTACGAAAAACTGCAAAAAACGTATGGTGGACGATTAACGATTCTTTCCGAGGTAGCAGAAACCCGCAGCAAACAATCCAACGACTTACCAGTCGATAAATGAGATTATTTCAACAATTTGGTGGAGGTGCATTTTTCGCCCTCCTGCTGCTGCTCCTCATGTTCGGGAATGAAGTATCTGCTGCAAAAATATCAGAAATTAGTGACACCCGCCTTACAGAACAATTCTTTCGTTTTTTCTCCTTCAAAGATCCGTCTGTTCAATACGCGGTGCTTGCCTCACTTTTACTTGGAACCTGTTGCGGATTGCTAGGAAGCTTCATTGTCGTTCGCAAACTGGCATTAATGGGGGATACTCTCAGTCATGCGGTTTTACCAGGCGTAGCTTTAGGGTTCTTGTGGTCCATGAGCAAAGACCCATGGGCCATTTTTGTTGGGGCTACCATTGCAGGCCTACTTGGCACCGTCGTCGTACATTGGATACACACGACGACACACATCAAAGAGGATAGCGCAATGGGATTGGTCCTATCGGGATTCTACGCCATAGGCATTTGCCTGTTTACAATGATTCAACACCTGCCTACAGGAAATAAGGCAGGTTTGGATAAGTTTATGTTTGGCCAAGCCGCGGCAATTAGCAGCGGAGATCTGACCATGATCGCTATAGTGACTGCAGTGGCAGTGGTTCTTATTATTATTTTTTATAAAGAATTTCTGGTTACCAGCTTTGACTCCAATTTTGCTACTGCTCTTGGATTACCTGCCCGCTTCATACATTATTTGCTCATGCTTCTGTTGGCATTTTCAGTGGTAATTGGGCTTCAAGCGGTAGGAATAGTTCTTGTTTCGGCGATGCTAATTACACCAGCAGCAACGTCGTTCTTACTGACTGACCGAATGCATCTTATGCTTATATATTCCAGTCTGTTTGGAATGACTGCCGGTGTTTTGGGTGCGTTCTTTTCTTACCTGGGAAACAGCCTACCTACAGGGCCTTTCATGATTGTGAGTGCCAGCGCTTTGTTCGCATTGGCACTGCTGTTTGGGAGGCGCTATGGAATTGTCCCACGATGGGTTAGACAATTGAACAAGGACCGTCGTATCCAAATTGAAAACACGTTAAAGGCGATTTATCAAATTCGAGAAAAAGCTGATTTTCGGAAAGACGGAGTTTCTGTTCAACAACTGGGAGAACAACGCAACCTTCCGTTAATTGATATAAGCAGGGAAGTGAAGCGACTCGTCAAAGAACGATTTGTCACGTTAAGTGAGCAGGAAATGGATGAATTTCATCAGAGCCGGATGATTTATCTGACGCCTTCCGGATGGGGAAACGCGTGTCGAATTGTCAGGAATCACCGTTTGTGGGAGCTATATTTAACGGAGTCAGTTCATTACGCACCCGACCACGTGCATGATGACGCTGAAGAAATCGAACACGTATTGGGTGAAAATATTGTGCGCGATCTGGAACGAAAACTCAATTTCCCCACAGTTGATCCTCACGGGAAACTTATTCCGAGCATCATCGATCTTGGAGAAGCCGAAACAACGATTTAGAAAATGATGGATTTGATCCCCCCATTCGAAATGAGAAACTTTTTTACCGCACCCTGGATGGATGGAGCGTGGGAAAGTTCGATGTGGATTGTTGTAATGGGAGTTCTGGTTAATTCAGCCTGCGGACTTGTCGGTAATTTTTTGATACTCCGGAAGATGGCTTTGGTTGGAGATGCAATCAGCCATAGTATCCTTCCAGGGATTGCTATTGTTTTCCTCATGTCCAACTCACGATCAACCGGGCTCATGGTAACCGGTGCCTTAGCTGCAGGTTTAGTAACCGTCTGGTTGATTGAATTTATTCACACAAACTCACGGGTAAAAAAAGATGCAGCGTTGGGAGTTACTTTCACAACCTTGTTTGCAATAGGTGTAATTCTAATTTCGGTGTTTGCCGATCACGTTGACTTGGACCTGGAATGCGTACTTTACGGTGAAATCGGCTTTGTTTATTTTGAAGACAGTCAATTGATCCTGGGGCTAGACATTCCCTGGTCCGTTTTAAGAATGGGAGGTACCTTAGTGTTGGTGTCCTTGCTAGTTTTTGCGTTTTATAAAGAAATAGTGGTTACCTCCTTTGATTCTGGTTTGGCTACCTCCCTTGGAATACCAGCTGGATGGATTCATTATGGACTCATGATGATGCTTTCATTGGTTATTGTTTTTTCCTTTGAATCCGTTGGAGCCATTTTGGTGATAGCTATGTTAATTTTGCCCGGGACAACCGCAGCGCTACTCTCCGAACGACTTCCGCATATATTAATCCTCAGCCTTGTCTTTTCAGCTTATTACGCAATTAGCGGTCTTCACCTGGCAACTTTGCTCAATTGCTCACATGCAGGAGCAATGGTAGTTTCAGGATTTTCGCTTTTCTGTCTCGTATGGATCATAAGCCCAAAAAGAGGACTCCTAATCCAAAGCATTAAGAGATACCGCGGAAGAAAAAGTGCGGCGGCGGATCCAGGCTTTGGCGGCTAATATTTTCCGGCAAAAAACGGATTCACCTTTTTCTGCTCCTCAACGGAGGTTAATGGCCCATGACCAGGGCAAACAACCGTGTTGTCGGGTAAGGTCATGATTTCAGCACCGCTGGTTCGAATGGCGTCTTCATAAGATACCATTCCTCCACCCATAGATTGGGCAAAAAGAGCATCCCCTACAATGGCAACAGGTCGATCCAAACCTGCTACTACAAAAGTTATTCCTCCTTTAGCATGACCCCAGGTCAGTCTGGTTTCAATGTTTAGGCTACCGACCGAAAATGTTTTTCCCGCATCAAAAGGCTCACCAAAATTGGCAAATTCCTTTTTACCAACGTAGACAGGACAATTTACATGCTTAAGAATAGAGTTAACGTCCGCTATATGGTCTCCGTGGGTATGAGTTATCCAAATTCCTTGAACATCCAATCCTTCCGATTTCACAAATTCAAGAAGCTCTGACGCGTCGGCACCGCTGTCAAAAATTGCGGCCTTTTTTGAAGAATGATCCCAAACCACATAAGCATTCACAGTCATGTCATGAAAAGGTGAGTTAAAACAAGCCAAGCCGGACAATTGGATCTCGGCAGGTCGCCATGTTTTTTGACCAAGCAACACAAGTGCCTCAGGATCGAGATCCAGAATGGGTGCCAACTTTGCGGCCTCCTCCTCCACAAAATTCCCGCGCAGGGCTTCCCGAATTGCATCTTTTTTCAAACCACTTCTTTCTGAAAGCTGGGTGGTAGAAAGCCCCAAACCGCGGGCAGCTTTTGCAAGGACATCTTCGTAAAAGTCTTCAATAGGAATTTGCATAAAAATAAAGAATTTCTCCAACCCTTCGGAAAAGGACCAGGCAAGTAAATGTAAAAACAGGCGTAACCAATTTTACCAGTAGAGCGAGCCAAGCAAAGAGTGAGTAAATATTTTTTAAAACGCTAAATTCTAGTCACAGCTACTTTGCGAGCCATGAAAGAGTGCTTTGACTGACGAAATATGACTATCCAAGAGTTAGAGCGCTACCTTTCCTATTGCTCCAACAATTCGCTCCTATCTTTCGAACGCTCAAGAAGTTTAATTCCTGATAAGCTCGAAGTATGCGAGCACGTTCTCAGCGATGGCAAACTAGTCGAACTTACTTTGGACCGGGAGAGAGGGAAAATGATTTTGGAAGTTTACCGAAATGGAGATTTGGTGGGAGAACCTCTAAACTTTTTTGTGAAATCAATAACCGACTGTTTGCTGGGCGAAGACTGGGTACGTTTAGAACCAATTGATATTATCAAGCGCGTACTGGATCGAGAAACCGGTCTAAGAAGTGCCTGAAAAACCTCCTCAAATTGAAAGTGCTTTAGTCGAAGACCGATAGCACGATAATCAAGCAGTTGTGTTGGATAACACGCAGTGGACTTGATACCAAAAATTCCAAGGAGCTGGGTTGTTACCTGTTTTTCTGGATGCTTCATCCAAGGCTCCTTGATGTCCAAACTGTTGAATCAGCTCCCCGGCGGCCTCAGCTGGTTTTAGCGCTCCTCCAGGAATACCGAAAATGTTAGTTCTTTTATGGGCAGCTGACTTGTAGATATGAATTAATTCTCCTGTGGACATATGATTGGTGGTTTTTGATTAAATACTAGATTGCCTCCAGTATACCAATCCATCGGAGAATAGATATAGGGGAGTAAACAGAACATGGCATAGGGAATTCCCCTATACTAATTCGCGTATTACCTCTTCTTTTTTCCTATTGCTAGTAACACCACAAATGAGAGCTTTGAGACGTGTCAGAAGCAGATCCATCTTATGCCAAACAGATTCGTAAACTTGAAGAAGACCTTACATTCCTGGACGATCACGTCGTAAAACAGGATAAGGAGATTCTCAGGATTCAACAAAAACTCGATAAATCCATCCAGGAATTGAAAGAGCTCCGTGGGCACTTCGAATCCGGGGGTCTAACGGCAGGAAACGAGGACGCAAAACCGCCTCATTATTAAGCCGAAGTGAGTGAACCGCTTGGGAAAGCTGAGTAAATCGCTAACGAATTTCTATGGAATACGACTTCAATAAACCTTTAGATAGAAAAAATACGGCCAGTCTTAAATGGGATAAATATAAAGACCGCGACGTTATCCCATTCTGGGTCGCCGACATGGATTTTGAAATTGCGCCCGAAATTCAAAAGGCCATCGCAAAACGAAAC contains:
- a CDS encoding metal ABC transporter ATP-binding protein; translated protein: MSPTNPIPLEIHDLTVAYNQKPVLYGIDLEVPAGNLIGIVGPNGAGKSTLIKTIMGLVPPSSGWVKIFGKPYKKNAKRVGYVPQRESVDWDFPVNVLDVVLMGRYGHLGMLRRPGRKDREIAMACLEKVNMAPYAQRQISNLSGGQQQRVFLARALAQESDLYFLDEPFSGVDAATESAIIKILMELRERGKTLLVVHHDLTTAKNYFDMLLLLNMRKVDFGRTEDVYTYEKLQKTYGGRLTILSEVAETRSKQSNDLPVDK
- a CDS encoding zinc ABC transporter substrate-binding protein, producing the protein MTLPLHAKLQVVTTTTMITDLVKDIGGDRITVTGLMGPGVDPHLYKATAGDVRSLQKSQVIFYNGLFLEGKIGDVLVKLSRKGKMVYAVSENISEDRLLEPPEFAGHHDPHIWFDPTMWVETVGVVVEGLSISDPENAEHYKKSGQRVTENYKELYKWAVKELNKVDASQRILITSHDAFNYFGIAFGFKVIGVQGISTVTEAGLADIAKTVDFIRENKVKAIFVESSVSPATINRISQDAGVIIGGELYSDAMGIPGETETRQGDTYDLGTYEGMLKHNVYRIVEALK
- the ilvB gene encoding biosynthetic-type acetolactate synthase large subunit translates to MSTKTEQQSQPTETNREMIGADIVIEALIREGVKHVFAYPGGASMEMHQSLVKRKNDVRTILPRFEQGGGFMAAGYSRATGQAGVCMATSGPGATNLVTCIADCFMDSIPLIAITGQVPQHLIGKSAFQETDIYGMTLSAVKHSYLVLDPLEIPKVVKEAFYIATSGRPGPVLIDIPKDVQQKMATPVWPETIHIAGYDPVKKAEDKDLIEVLDLISESRQPVLYVGGGVISSNASEELYQFVKRTGIPITTTLMGVGAYPETDDLSMKWLGMHGTATGNYAVDESDVLLAFGARFDDRVTGNVRKFAEKAQIVHLDIDQSEHHKNKVVQYPIQSDIKYALKRFLELMDERGFKAPKLDAWHQQIQSWKKQFPFSYEKSEHILPQEAVEVLYDQTHGEAIITTGVGQHQMWAPQFYNFKHARSFLSSLGLGTMGFGYPAALGAKVAFPDRQVIDIDGDGSFLMNIQELATAKVEGIDAKIMILNNQHLGMVVQWEDRFYEGVRGQTILGDPNNIGSPDNMDAIYPNYVQIAEGFGIKGRQIYKKEDLQDAIEEMLEHDGPYLLDIIVPYTEHVLPMIPSGKTVADIILTAGQQVKLEKGSGL
- a CDS encoding MBL fold metallo-hydrolase; protein product: MQIPIEDFYEDVLAKAARGLGLSTTQLSERSGLKKDAIREALRGNFVEEEAAKLAPILDLDPEALVLLGQKTWRPAEIQLSGLACFNSPFHDMTVNAYVVWDHSSKKAAIFDSGADASELLEFVKSEGLDVQGIWITHTHGDHIADVNSILKHVNCPVYVGKKEFANFGEPFDAGKTFSVGSLNIETRLTWGHAKGGITFVVAGLDRPVAIVGDALFAQSMGGGMVSYEDAIRTSGAEIMTLPDNTVVCPGHGPLTSVEEQKKVNPFFAGKY
- a CDS encoding metal ABC transporter permease; its protein translation is MRLFQQFGGGAFFALLLLLLMFGNEVSAAKISEISDTRLTEQFFRFFSFKDPSVQYAVLASLLLGTCCGLLGSFIVVRKLALMGDTLSHAVLPGVALGFLWSMSKDPWAIFVGATIAGLLGTVVVHWIHTTTHIKEDSAMGLVLSGFYAIGICLFTMIQHLPTGNKAGLDKFMFGQAAAISSGDLTMIAIVTAVAVVLIIIFYKEFLVTSFDSNFATALGLPARFIHYLLMLLLAFSVVIGLQAVGIVLVSAMLITPAATSFLLTDRMHLMLIYSSLFGMTAGVLGAFFSYLGNSLPTGPFMIVSASALFALALLFGRRYGIVPRWVRQLNKDRRIQIENTLKAIYQIREKADFRKDGVSVQQLGEQRNLPLIDISREVKRLVKERFVTLSEQEMDEFHQSRMIYLTPSGWGNACRIVRNHRLWELYLTESVHYAPDHVHDDAEEIEHVLGENIVRDLERKLNFPTVDPHGKLIPSIIDLGEAETTI
- a CDS encoding SlyX family protein; protein product: MSEADPSYAKQIRKLEEDLTFLDDHVVKQDKEILRIQQKLDKSIQELKELRGHFESGGLTAGNEDAKPPHY
- a CDS encoding metal ABC transporter permease — its product is MRNFFTAPWMDGAWESSMWIVVMGVLVNSACGLVGNFLILRKMALVGDAISHSILPGIAIVFLMSNSRSTGLMVTGALAAGLVTVWLIEFIHTNSRVKKDAALGVTFTTLFAIGVILISVFADHVDLDLECVLYGEIGFVYFEDSQLILGLDIPWSVLRMGGTLVLVSLLVFAFYKEIVVTSFDSGLATSLGIPAGWIHYGLMMMLSLVIVFSFESVGAILVIAMLILPGTTAALLSERLPHILILSLVFSAYYAISGLHLATLLNCSHAGAMVVSGFSLFCLVWIISPKRGLLIQSIKRYRGRKSAAADPGFGG